In a genomic window of Lacrimispora sp. BS-2:
- a CDS encoding cell division FtsA domain-containing protein translates to MDNRHSILTDALPDQAVFALDIGTRSIIGMVGMPDGDRIHIVAIERAEHTKRAMIDGQIEDIDQVAKIAGQVKDRLEKKLGCRLDKVSVAAAGRALRTESVTYEMELPRPQKIDAESVSRLEAGAISEAEKMFMNREGRETDRQFYLVGYTVSRYYLDNYMISNLIDHHGRVLKADIIATFLPTEVVESLYAAMHKIDLEVSSLTLEPIAAINAAIPQNIRLLNLAMVDIGAGTSDIAVCRDGCVTGYTMAILAGDEITETIMKEYLVDFDTAEKIKSEIDQEAELHFTDILGFEQIITRESIFECIKEASSRLCEEISAKILEVNGGVPSAVFLAGGGSRLSGLKEGIVEHLNIDPKRVAIAGNNFKINAYSDEYDLENPEFATPLGIVISAGFSIVNDSFRITLNDRPAKLFRSGSFTVMDVLMMNGYNYQDMIGHSGQNLVVSVNGKRTVFYGEKAEPSVLKLNGEETQLSDPVNTEDWIVFVPASRGKNASAMLSDVAELSEGNKVLVNGEEVKEDVPLKFGDSIIIESTAAQAKEEQEKNPGVERQEETNLSFLNTAPTVLAPQAGNGEVEESGESKGKITFFLNDRPLTLPLKPDHQPYYLMDMLEYSGLDFKNVTGQVVLEVNGENGYFQQELHSRDRIMIYQVK, encoded by the coding sequence ATGGATAACAGACATAGTATTTTGACAGACGCACTTCCGGATCAGGCTGTTTTTGCTCTGGATATTGGAACCCGGAGCATCATCGGCATGGTGGGCATGCCTGATGGGGACAGAATTCATATCGTTGCCATAGAGAGAGCCGAGCACACAAAACGGGCGATGATTGACGGCCAGATCGAGGATATCGACCAGGTGGCAAAGATCGCAGGCCAGGTCAAGGACAGGCTGGAGAAAAAGCTGGGGTGCAGGCTTGATAAGGTCAGTGTAGCTGCTGCCGGAAGAGCGCTGCGGACTGAAAGCGTGACCTATGAGATGGAGCTTCCCAGGCCTCAGAAGATCGATGCGGAATCCGTCAGCCGCTTAGAGGCAGGTGCAATCAGCGAAGCAGAAAAAATGTTTATGAATAGAGAAGGCAGGGAAACAGACCGGCAGTTTTACCTGGTTGGTTATACGGTAAGCCGCTATTATCTGGACAACTACATGATATCCAATCTGATCGACCATCATGGACGGGTCTTAAAAGCTGACATTATTGCCACCTTCCTTCCCACAGAGGTAGTGGAAAGCCTTTATGCGGCCATGCACAAAATCGATTTGGAGGTGTCAAGCCTTACCTTAGAGCCTATTGCAGCGATCAATGCAGCGATTCCTCAGAATATCCGCCTCTTAAACCTGGCAATGGTGGACATCGGAGCAGGAACCTCTGATATTGCGGTCTGCAGGGATGGCTGCGTGACCGGCTATACCATGGCAATTCTTGCCGGAGATGAGATCACCGAGACCATTATGAAGGAGTATCTGGTGGATTTTGATACCGCAGAAAAAATCAAATCAGAGATTGACCAGGAGGCGGAGCTTCATTTCACGGATATTCTGGGATTTGAACAAATCATTACACGGGAATCCATCTTTGAATGCATCAAGGAAGCATCCTCCAGGCTTTGCGAGGAGATATCAGCAAAAATCCTGGAGGTAAACGGCGGGGTGCCGTCGGCGGTCTTTCTGGCTGGGGGAGGAAGCAGGCTCTCCGGTTTAAAGGAAGGGATCGTAGAGCATTTGAACATTGACCCGAAACGGGTCGCCATTGCAGGAAACAATTTTAAGATCAATGCCTATTCAGACGAGTATGACCTTGAGAATCCGGAATTTGCCACTCCTCTTGGAATCGTCATATCCGCAGGCTTCAGTATCGTTAATGACAGTTTCCGAATCACTTTAAATGACAGGCCGGCAAAGCTTTTCCGGAGCGGAAGCTTTACCGTAATGGATGTTCTGATGATGAATGGCTACAATTATCAAGATATGATCGGTCATTCCGGCCAGAATCTGGTAGTAAGTGTCAATGGAAAAAGAACGGTTTTTTATGGGGAGAAAGCAGAGCCGTCTGTATTAAAACTCAATGGAGAAGAAACACAGCTTTCTGATCCGGTAAATACAGAGGACTGGATCGTATTTGTGCCTGCCAGCCGTGGAAAGAACGCTTCTGCTATGCTTTCCGATGTGGCAGAGCTTTCAGAAGGGAACAAAGTACTGGTAAACGGTGAAGAGGTGAAGGAGGATGTACCTCTGAAATTCGGTGACAGCATTATTATAGAAAGCACAGCAGCCCAAGCAAAGGAAGAGCAAGAAAAGAATCCCGGAGTTGAGAGACAGGAGGAAACCAATTTAAGCTTTCTTAATACGGCTCCAACAGTCCTAGCTCCCCAGGCAGGGAATGGAGAAGTAGAAGAGAGCGGTGAAAGCAAGGGAAAGATCACGTTCTTTTTAAATGACAGACCTCTGACCCTTCCCTTAAAGCCGGATCACCAGCCATATTATCTGATGGACATGCTGGAATATTCCGGATTGGATTTTAAAAATGTGACCGGACAGGTGGTATTGGAAGTAAATGGGGAAAACGGATATTTCCAGCAGGAATTACATAGCAGGGACCGTATCATGATCTATCAGGTCAAATAG